A window of the Pristiophorus japonicus isolate sPriJap1 chromosome 13, sPriJap1.hap1, whole genome shotgun sequence genome harbors these coding sequences:
- the LOC139278759 gene encoding zinc finger protein 319-like isoform X1, with protein MTECWEEHPVAPPLVENCIPQSTERALEFAIVFPADAALQQHQPVSAESSQKCNMCGQTITQLSELQQHPCFVNMNRFYQCAQCQKTFSQSADLLQHQCGQVEEKPFICHVCKMGFSQLLALVQHQSVHNENNPFKCSICGENFQQSSELFLHQRVHIEDQPFECTVCKKKFKDSSELVTHQQFHAPEKPFKCNVCQKGFKKSSQLVRHQYIHGDKPFKCASCEKAFRHASELQRHQRVHTGERPFKCSQCDKTFSQSSHLAHHQRIHSGERPYDCSVCHKSFKHRSHLVRHMCVHAGEDMFKCVICHAGFKQPSELLQHQCTTEGERPYKCGQCAKTFKRASYLQHHQRVHSGERPFKCTTCQMSFKQLYALVRHQRTHTADKPYKCTVCDKGFSESSHLLYHQHIHTGESLFQCTGCQKGFKDSAELLRHRCARVEVKPFKCTVCQKAYKRVSALQLHEATHVEERPLKCNACERRFACSSELVEHQCRPAKEKPLKCSDCEKRFKYSSDLERHRRVHTGDKPFKCITCDKGFKQKEHLIKHQNVHARENQFEALPHRREHLCTGRRPPQILPLTDFEERGVSPHWSSSSGSCRGRC; from the exons atgactgagtgttggGAGGAGCACCCAGTCGCCCCGCCCCTGGTAGAGAACTGCATTCCGCAGAGCACCGAGCGGGCCCTCGAGTTTGCCATCGTGTTTCCGGCCGACGCTGCCCTTCAGCAGCATCAGCCCGTGTCGGCCGAGAGCTCCCAGAAATGCAACATGTGCGGCCAGACGATTACGCAGCTGTCGGAGCTGCAGCAGCACCCGTGCTTTGTTAACATGAACCGCTTCTACCAGTGCGCCCAGTGCCAGAAGACCTTCAGCCAGTCGGCCGACCTCTTGCAGCACCAGTGCGGCCAGGTGGAGGAGAAGCCCTTCATCTGCCACGTCTGCAAGATGGGCTTCTCCCAACTGCTGGCGCTGGTCCAGCACCAGAGTGTGCACAACGAGAACAACCCCTTCAAGTGCTCCATCTGTGGAGAGAACTTCCAGCAGTCTTCGGAGCTCTTCCTGCACCAGCGGGTCCACATCGAGGACCAGCCCTTCGAGTGCACCGTCTGCAAGAAGAAGTTCAAGGACTCGTCGGAGCTGGTGACCCACCAGCAGTTCCACGCGCCCGAGAAGCCCTTCAAGTGCAACGTGTGCCAGAAGGGCTTCAAGAAGTCGTCTCAGCTGGTGCGCCACCAGTACATCCACGGCGACAAGCCCTTCAAGTGCGCATCCTGCGAGAAGGCCTTCCGCCACGCCTCAGAGCTGCAGCGGCACCAGCGGGTGCACACCGGCGAGCGGCCCTTCAAGTGCAGCCAGTGTGATAAGACCTTCAGCCAGTCCTCGCACCTGGCCCACCACCAGCGCATCCACTCGGGTGAGCGGCCCTACGACTGCAGCGTCTGCCACAAGAGCTTCAAGCACCGCTCACACCTGGTGCGCCATATGTGCGTGCACGCCGGTGAGGACATGTTCAAGTGCGTCATCTGCCACGCCGGCTTCAAACAGCCCAGCGAGCTGCTGCAGCACCAGTGCACGACGGAGGGCGAGAGGCCCTACAAGTGCGGCCAGTGCGCCAAGACATTCAAGCGCGCGTCCTACCTCCAGCACCACCAGCGCGTGCACTCGGGGGAGCGGCCCTTTAAGTGCACCACCTGCCAGATGAGCTTCAAACAGCTGTACGCCCTGGTGCGGCACCAACGCACCCACACTGCGGACAAGCCCTACAAGTGCACGGTCTGCGACAAGGGCTTCAGCGAGTCCTCGCATCTCCTGTACCACCAGCACATTCACACCGGCGAGAGCCTCTTCCAGTGCACCGGCTGCCAGAAGGGCTTCAAAGATTCGGCGGAACTCTTGCGGCACCGTTGCGCCCGCGTGGAGGTCAAGCCCTTCAAGTGCACCGTCTGCCAGAAGGCCTACAAGCGGGTCTCAGCCCTGCAGCTCCACGAGGCGACCCACGTGGAAGAGCGGCCGCTCAAGTGCAACGCCTGCGAACGGCGCTTTGCTTGCTCCTCCGAGCTAGTGGAGCATCAATGCCGGCCCGCAAAGGAGAAACCCCTGAAGTGCAGCGACTGCGAGAAACGGTTCAAGTACTCGTCGGACCTGGAGCGGCATCGGCGCGTTCACACAGGGGACAAACCTTTTAAATGCATCACTTGTGACAAGGGCTTTAAGCAGAAGGAGCACCTGATAAAGCACCAGAATGTCCACGCCAGAGAGAATCAGT tcgaagcactcccgCACAGGAGGGAGCATCTGTGCACAGGCAGGAGGCCGCCTCAAATACTACCACTTACTGATTTCGAAGAACGGGGTGTCAGCCCTCATTGGAGTAgcagctcgggcagttgccgggggcgatgctga
- the LOC139278759 gene encoding zinc finger protein 319-like isoform X2, with amino-acid sequence MTECWEEHPVAPPLVENCIPQSTERALEFAIVFPADAALQQHQPVSAESSQKCNMCGQTITQLSELQQHPCFVNMNRFYQCAQCQKTFSQSADLLQHQCGQVEEKPFICHVCKMGFSQLLALVQHQSVHNENNPFKCSICGENFQQSSELFLHQRVHIEDQPFECTVCKKKFKDSSELVTHQQFHAPEKPFKCNVCQKGFKKSSQLVRHQYIHGDKPFKCASCEKAFRHASELQRHQRVHTGERPFKCSQCDKTFSQSSHLAHHQRIHSGERPYDCSVCHKSFKHRSHLVRHMCVHAGEDMFKCVICHAGFKQPSELLQHQCTTEGERPYKCGQCAKTFKRASYLQHHQRVHSGERPFKCTTCQMSFKQLYALVRHQRTHTADKPYKCTVCDKGFSESSHLLYHQHIHTGESLFQCTGCQKGFKDSAELLRHRCARVEVKPFKCTVCQKAYKRVSALQLHEATHVEERPLKCNACERRFACSSELVEHQCRPAKEKPLKCSDCEKRFKYSSDLERHRRVHTGDKPFKCITCDKGFKQKEHLIKHQNVHARENQFLIKDGREDMDTAELA; translated from the exons atgactgagtgttggGAGGAGCACCCAGTCGCCCCGCCCCTGGTAGAGAACTGCATTCCGCAGAGCACCGAGCGGGCCCTCGAGTTTGCCATCGTGTTTCCGGCCGACGCTGCCCTTCAGCAGCATCAGCCCGTGTCGGCCGAGAGCTCCCAGAAATGCAACATGTGCGGCCAGACGATTACGCAGCTGTCGGAGCTGCAGCAGCACCCGTGCTTTGTTAACATGAACCGCTTCTACCAGTGCGCCCAGTGCCAGAAGACCTTCAGCCAGTCGGCCGACCTCTTGCAGCACCAGTGCGGCCAGGTGGAGGAGAAGCCCTTCATCTGCCACGTCTGCAAGATGGGCTTCTCCCAACTGCTGGCGCTGGTCCAGCACCAGAGTGTGCACAACGAGAACAACCCCTTCAAGTGCTCCATCTGTGGAGAGAACTTCCAGCAGTCTTCGGAGCTCTTCCTGCACCAGCGGGTCCACATCGAGGACCAGCCCTTCGAGTGCACCGTCTGCAAGAAGAAGTTCAAGGACTCGTCGGAGCTGGTGACCCACCAGCAGTTCCACGCGCCCGAGAAGCCCTTCAAGTGCAACGTGTGCCAGAAGGGCTTCAAGAAGTCGTCTCAGCTGGTGCGCCACCAGTACATCCACGGCGACAAGCCCTTCAAGTGCGCATCCTGCGAGAAGGCCTTCCGCCACGCCTCAGAGCTGCAGCGGCACCAGCGGGTGCACACCGGCGAGCGGCCCTTCAAGTGCAGCCAGTGTGATAAGACCTTCAGCCAGTCCTCGCACCTGGCCCACCACCAGCGCATCCACTCGGGTGAGCGGCCCTACGACTGCAGCGTCTGCCACAAGAGCTTCAAGCACCGCTCACACCTGGTGCGCCATATGTGCGTGCACGCCGGTGAGGACATGTTCAAGTGCGTCATCTGCCACGCCGGCTTCAAACAGCCCAGCGAGCTGCTGCAGCACCAGTGCACGACGGAGGGCGAGAGGCCCTACAAGTGCGGCCAGTGCGCCAAGACATTCAAGCGCGCGTCCTACCTCCAGCACCACCAGCGCGTGCACTCGGGGGAGCGGCCCTTTAAGTGCACCACCTGCCAGATGAGCTTCAAACAGCTGTACGCCCTGGTGCGGCACCAACGCACCCACACTGCGGACAAGCCCTACAAGTGCACGGTCTGCGACAAGGGCTTCAGCGAGTCCTCGCATCTCCTGTACCACCAGCACATTCACACCGGCGAGAGCCTCTTCCAGTGCACCGGCTGCCAGAAGGGCTTCAAAGATTCGGCGGAACTCTTGCGGCACCGTTGCGCCCGCGTGGAGGTCAAGCCCTTCAAGTGCACCGTCTGCCAGAAGGCCTACAAGCGGGTCTCAGCCCTGCAGCTCCACGAGGCGACCCACGTGGAAGAGCGGCCGCTCAAGTGCAACGCCTGCGAACGGCGCTTTGCTTGCTCCTCCGAGCTAGTGGAGCATCAATGCCGGCCCGCAAAGGAGAAACCCCTGAAGTGCAGCGACTGCGAGAAACGGTTCAAGTACTCGTCGGACCTGGAGCGGCATCGGCGCGTTCACACAGGGGACAAACCTTTTAAATGCATCACTTGTGACAAGGGCTTTAAGCAGAAGGAGCACCTGATAAAGCACCAGAATGTCCACGCCAGAGAGAATCAGT TCTTAATAAAGGATGGACGCGAAGATATGGACACAGCAGAGCTCGCGTGA